The genome window GTACTGGATCTGTACACCCTGCCAATGCCGACGGCTTGTGCCATTGCCGGCCATGCCACTGCCGGAGGAGCGGTCTTGGCCCTTGCGACCGATTTCCGGTTCGTTGCAAAGGGACACAAGCTGATCGGGTTTAACGAGGTCAAAATTGGTCTGCCGGTGCCCGGGCTGGCCGATTTAATTTTAAGGCAGATGATCGGCGACCGCCACGCCACTGATCTGATATTTAATGGAGAATTTTTGGAACCTGAACAGGCGCATAAAATTGGCCTGGTGGATGGGGTCCTCTCCATAGAAGAGGTGGAAAAAGAAGCGTGTGCAAAAATTGCGGAGCTGGCGGAATTGCCGCCAGGTGGGCTTGCTCTGGTGAAAAAACATCGTGTTGATGATGTGCGGTCGCGCTATGAGAAAATGCGCGCATCCGAAGCCGATGGATTTTTGGACTGCTGGTTCAAACCATCGGTTCAGGCGCTACTGGCTGAGGTGGCAACTAAATTTTGATCGTTTCAAAATTTTAAGGTGGAATCTCACGAGCGGCAATCCACCAGAGGCGGATCTTCGACCTCGGCAATCGATCAAATTAGGTTTTTGTTCGCTTTTGTAGAATGCGAATATTTACCACTTTGCGGTTGACCCGGTGGGCAGGGTTGCGATAGTGTTTGCCACAAATTTTGCGGTAATATGCGTGGTTTGAGATCTTACGATGGAATTTGACAAAGGCAAGATTACATTTATTTTTTTGGGCATCCTGGTACTGGTTGCCGTGGGTGTTGTGCTAAGAGCCGCGCAATCGGTCATTCTGCCATTGATTATTGCCTGGCTGCTGTCTTTTCTAATCGGACCGGCAATCAATTATATGACGGCCCGCAAAATACCGACTACCTTAGCGGTTATTATCATCCTCGTCATTTTGGTAGGCATTTTTTATCTATCTTTTACATTTTTATATGCACGATTTGCGGCATTTGCCGCCGCTTACCCGAAATACCATGCCCGCTTCACAGAACTGATCACCCTGGTCACCAGTGAATGGAACCTTGGATTTGATCCGCTGGCCGGCATTAATTGGGGACAAAATGTTGGCCGCTTTCTGGCATCACTTTCACGTTCCATCTTTGTTTTTATTTCCCAGCTGGTACTAATCATTATATTTCTGTTCTTTATATTGCTGGGCAAACCTTTTTTTCGCTATAAAATTCTCAAATCTTTTTCAGCCGAAAATGCCGACCAGATCAGCGAGATCACATTTTCCATTACCGGGCAAATCCGGCGCTATCTGTCTTTGCAATTTTTGATCAGTTCGACCACCGGTGTTCTGGTATGGCTGGCGCTGGAATTGATCGGCGTGGATTTTGCCGTTACCTGGGGGGCGCTGGCGTTCTTCCTTAATTTT of Desulfobacterales bacterium contains these proteins:
- a CDS encoding enoyl-CoA hydratase/isomerase family protein, with protein sequence MANVIIEPQEDIAVLRLNNGVTNAISPELVNDLHTALQRVKTEFNGMVLAGGDKFFCIGLDLPGLLQLGRAEMIEFYGMLNQAVLDLYTLPMPTACAIAGHATAGGAVLALATDFRFVAKGHKLIGFNEVKIGLPVPGLADLILRQMIGDRHATDLIFNGEFLEPEQAHKIGLVDGVLSIEEVEKEACAKIAELAELPPGGLALVKKHRVDDVRSRYEKMRASEADGFLDCWFKPSVQALLAEVATKF
- a CDS encoding AI-2E family transporter, with amino-acid sequence MEFDKGKITFIFLGILVLVAVGVVLRAAQSVILPLIIAWLLSFLIGPAINYMTARKIPTTLAVIIILVILVGIFYLSFTFLYARFAAFAAAYPKYHARFTELITLVTSEWNLGFDPLAGINWGQNVGRFLASLSRSIFVFISQLVLIIIFLFFILLGKPFFRYKILKSFSAENADQISEITFSITGQIRRYLSLQFLISSTTGVLVWLALELIGVDFAVTWGALAFFLNFIPTIGSIVASIPPVLLALVQYYPSLWPAVITLVAVTTIQMGMGNALAPKVLGDQLNLSPVVILLSLLFWGWLWGFVGALISIPIAAAIKIVCENIQTLHPISVMMGSGKTYRREFQD